In Funiculus sociatus GB2-C1, a genomic segment contains:
- a CDS encoding branched-chain amino acid ABC transporter permease: protein MDTQTAQLIVNGIAVGSIIALAAVGLTLTYGILRLSNFAHGDFMTLGAYLTWLANTSGVNIWLSMILGAGGTVGAMLLSEQLLWKPMRDRRASSTTLIIISIGLALFIRNGIIFIWGGSNQRYNLPVASAIDIFGIKVAYYRVLVVGMAVLAILALHFLLQNTKIGKAMRAVADDIDLARVSGINVERVVIWTWVITGIFTALGGAMYGLITGVRPNMGWFLILPMFASVILGGIGNPYGAIAGALVIGIAQEVSVPLLGSEYKQGVALMIMVLILLFRPQGLFKGTI, encoded by the coding sequence ATGGACACACAAACTGCACAATTAATTGTGAATGGAATTGCCGTAGGTAGCATCATTGCACTCGCGGCAGTCGGACTAACGCTGACTTATGGTATTTTGCGACTCTCCAACTTTGCTCACGGCGATTTTATGACACTGGGAGCTTATCTCACCTGGTTAGCAAATACCAGTGGGGTAAATATCTGGCTCTCGATGATTTTGGGAGCTGGGGGAACAGTCGGAGCAATGCTACTAAGCGAACAGCTGCTGTGGAAACCAATGCGCGATCGCCGTGCCTCCTCCACCACCCTAATAATCATCTCCATTGGACTTGCCTTGTTTATCCGCAACGGCATCATCTTCATTTGGGGAGGCAGCAACCAGCGCTACAACTTGCCCGTAGCAAGCGCTATAGACATTTTTGGAATCAAAGTAGCTTATTACCGAGTGTTGGTAGTAGGTATGGCGGTGCTGGCAATTTTAGCGCTGCATTTTCTGCTGCAAAACACCAAAATCGGTAAAGCGATGCGAGCTGTAGCGGATGATATTGATCTGGCTCGTGTCTCAGGGATTAACGTTGAGCGTGTAGTAATTTGGACTTGGGTAATTACCGGGATTTTTACCGCGCTGGGGGGAGCCATGTATGGGCTAATTACAGGCGTTCGTCCCAATATGGGCTGGTTTTTAATTTTGCCGATGTTTGCGTCAGTGATTCTCGGCGGAATTGGCAATCCCTACGGCGCGATCGCGGGTGCTTTAGTCATTGGTATCGCCCAAGAAGTCAGCGTTCCCTTACTTGGTTCGGAATACAAGCAAGGCGTTGCCTTGATGATTATGGTCTTGATTCTACTCTTCCGTCCCCAAGGCTTGTTTAAAGGGA
- a CDS encoding heavy-metal-associated domain-containing protein: protein MTLELKVPSMACSACVETISQAVTAIDPKAKVEADTKTKVVQVETQQPETKVREAIANAGYPVA from the coding sequence ATGACACTAGAACTGAAAGTACCGAGTATGGCTTGTTCTGCCTGTGTAGAGACGATTTCCCAGGCAGTTACCGCAATAGATCCGAAAGCGAAGGTAGAGGCTGACACCAAAACTAAGGTGGTGCAAGTGGAAACGCAACAGCCAGAAACGAAAGTTAGGGAAGCGATCGCTAACGCCGGATATCCCGTCGCCTAG
- a CDS encoding heavy metal translocating P-type ATPase, producing the protein METHSLNLQGMSCAACAGAIEKAIRNVPGVRECNVNFGMEQATVKYEPEATSLEKIQQAVADAGYAAEPVQELGTGVDDTEVASRRQEKQQLTRKVILGAVISIVLVVGSIPAMTGLHVPLIPAWLHNPWVQLVLTTPVQFWCGESFFRGAWKALKRHAADMNTLIALGTGAAYLYSLFVTVFPGVLGLSRDVYYETAVVVITLVLLGRLLENRAKGQTSEAIRKLMGLQAKTARLIRDGQEIDVPVEAVKVGDAILVRPGEQIPVDGEVIEGTSTIDEAMVTGESLPVKKQPGDEVIGATINKTGSFKFRATRVGRDTVLAQIVKLVQQAQGAKAPIQRLADQVTGWFVPVVIAIAIATFIIWFNITGNLSMALITTVGVLIIACPCALGLATPTSVMVGTGKGAENGILIKGADSLELAHKIQTIVLDKTGTLTQGKPTVTDYVTMLGTANQNELKLLGLAAAVERNSEHPLAEAVVKYAQSQEVRFPLPEAKNFEAIAGSGVKGIVSDRLVQIGTQRWMDELGIETLPLQGQKVAWESAGKTAVWIAVDGEMQGLIAIADALKPSSTVAVRALQKLGLEVVMLTGDNRQTAEAIAQEVGITRVFAEVRPDQKAAIIKSLQGEKRGKVPKSKSIVAMVGDGINDAPALAQADVGIAIGTGTDVAIAASDITLISGDLQGIVTAIGLSRATMQNIRQNLFFAFIYNVAGIPIAAGILFPIFGWLLNPMIAGAAMAFSSVSVVTNALRLRNFQPRVNF; encoded by the coding sequence ATGGAAACACACTCTCTTAACTTACAAGGAATGAGTTGTGCTGCTTGCGCTGGTGCGATAGAAAAAGCGATTCGCAATGTTCCGGGCGTGAGGGAGTGCAACGTTAACTTTGGCATGGAACAAGCTACCGTCAAGTATGAGCCTGAAGCAACGAGTCTGGAGAAAATTCAGCAAGCTGTAGCTGATGCGGGTTATGCAGCCGAACCAGTTCAGGAATTGGGAACCGGAGTTGATGATACTGAGGTAGCAAGTCGCCGTCAGGAAAAGCAACAGCTGACGCGCAAAGTAATATTAGGTGCAGTCATTAGTATTGTGCTGGTGGTGGGTTCAATCCCGGCGATGACGGGGTTACACGTTCCCTTGATTCCAGCATGGCTGCATAATCCTTGGGTGCAGCTGGTGTTGACGACACCAGTGCAGTTTTGGTGTGGCGAGTCTTTTTTCCGGGGCGCGTGGAAAGCCTTGAAGCGTCATGCTGCTGATATGAATACGCTGATTGCGCTGGGTACAGGTGCGGCGTATTTATATTCGCTGTTTGTCACTGTTTTTCCGGGAGTCCTTGGGCTGAGTAGAGATGTATATTATGAAACAGCAGTAGTAGTAATAACCCTGGTTTTGCTGGGACGGCTGCTGGAAAACCGCGCCAAGGGGCAAACTTCAGAAGCAATTCGCAAATTGATGGGTTTGCAAGCGAAAACGGCGCGTCTGATTCGGGATGGGCAGGAAATTGATGTTCCCGTTGAGGCGGTGAAAGTTGGAGATGCGATCTTGGTGCGTCCCGGCGAACAAATCCCGGTTGATGGGGAAGTGATAGAGGGCACTTCCACTATTGATGAGGCGATGGTGACGGGTGAAAGTTTACCTGTGAAGAAACAGCCAGGAGATGAAGTTATTGGGGCGACGATTAATAAAACTGGCAGTTTTAAGTTTCGGGCGACGCGAGTCGGGCGCGATACAGTTTTGGCGCAAATTGTCAAGTTGGTGCAACAAGCTCAAGGTGCGAAAGCACCGATTCAAAGATTGGCGGATCAAGTGACGGGGTGGTTTGTGCCTGTGGTGATTGCGATCGCGATCGCTACCTTCATCATCTGGTTTAACATCACGGGCAATCTGTCAATGGCTTTAATTACCACCGTTGGCGTGTTAATTATTGCTTGTCCTTGCGCTTTGGGTTTAGCTACGCCTACTTCTGTGATGGTGGGAACCGGAAAAGGCGCAGAAAATGGCATCTTAATTAAAGGTGCTGACAGTCTGGAACTAGCTCATAAAATTCAAACGATTGTGTTAGATAAAACTGGCACTCTCACGCAGGGAAAACCCACAGTTACAGACTATGTAACGATGTTGGGAACTGCTAACCAAAATGAACTGAAACTCCTAGGGCTGGCGGCAGCAGTTGAACGCAATTCAGAACATCCTTTGGCTGAAGCTGTTGTTAAATATGCCCAGTCTCAGGAAGTGAGGTTCCCATTGCCAGAGGCGAAAAATTTTGAAGCGATCGCGGGTAGCGGTGTCAAAGGTATCGTATCAGACAGACTGGTGCAAATCGGCACGCAGCGATGGATGGATGAATTGGGAATTGAAACTTTACCTTTGCAAGGACAAAAAGTTGCTTGGGAATCTGCGGGTAAAACTGCCGTTTGGATTGCTGTAGATGGAGAAATGCAAGGGTTAATAGCAATTGCGGATGCCCTCAAACCATCTTCAACAGTAGCTGTGAGAGCATTGCAAAAGTTAGGTTTAGAGGTAGTAATGCTCACTGGGGATAATCGCCAAACTGCGGAAGCGATCGCGCAAGAAGTTGGTATCACTCGTGTCTTTGCGGAAGTACGTCCAGACCAAAAAGCTGCAATTATCAAATCTCTCCAGGGTGAGAAGAGGGGAAAAGTTCCTAAGTCAAAATCCATTGTGGCGATGGTGGGGGATGGAATCAATGATGCACCAGCACTGGCACAAGCAGATGTGGGAATTGCGATTGGGACGGGAACAGATGTAGCGATCGCAGCCAGCGACATCACCTTAATTTCTGGCGACTTGCAAGGCATTGTAACTGCTATTGGGTTGAGTCGCGCCACCATGCAGAATATTCGCCAAAACTTGTTTTTTGCCTTTATCTACAACGTTGCTGGAATTCCCATCGCCGCTGGAATTTTGTTCCCAATTTTTGGCTGGTTACTTAACCCAATGATTGCTGGTGCAGCGATGGCATTTAGTTCTGTTTCTGTCGTCACCAACGCTTTGCGTTTGCGGAACTTTCAGCCGCGAGTCAATTTCTAA
- a CDS encoding cupredoxin domain-containing protein — translation MVTQKKLLRHFFSLGLLLSIASVAPVKAVPPEAAMPTSQFRQIEQPFEVKLGVTLGGLALIGLELWWFLLSKTKAEQATANQGIQELTIKVDGGYDPDRVVVKAGQPVRLNFFRQDSSSCLEKVILPDFHIAKDLDLDRVTPVEFTPQKPGEYPFTCGMNMARGVVEVKASVATNQDE, via the coding sequence ATGGTTACTCAAAAAAAGCTACTGCGTCATTTTTTCAGTCTAGGTTTGTTACTCTCAATTGCTTCAGTAGCACCAGTAAAAGCCGTTCCACCTGAGGCAGCAATGCCAACTAGCCAATTTCGCCAAATTGAGCAACCTTTTGAGGTGAAACTAGGAGTTACATTGGGCGGTTTGGCGCTAATAGGGTTAGAACTTTGGTGGTTTTTGTTAAGTAAAACTAAAGCGGAACAGGCAACAGCAAATCAAGGGATTCAAGAACTCACAATCAAAGTTGATGGCGGTTACGATCCAGATCGGGTAGTAGTGAAAGCAGGTCAACCTGTTCGCCTCAACTTTTTTCGCCAAGATTCAAGTAGCTGCTTAGAGAAAGTTATTTTACCAGATTTCCACATCGCTAAAGACTTGGACTTGGATCGAGTAACGCCTGTAGAATTTACCCCACAAAAGCCAGGAGAGTACCCTTTTACCTGTGGGATGAATATGGCTAGAGGGGTCGTGGAAGTAAAAGCATCAGTTGCAACAAATCAAGATGAGTAA
- a CDS encoding pentapeptide repeat-containing protein, translating to MNYKEDFYKNYAIQKEFIAGEINRKSPIEMDLSGANLSGINLRGVNLSGVKLIGADLRGANLSEAILKGANLSGANLQDANLREADCREANLYEANLIDADLTKANLCGAFLWKVKLKGANLSATSLCEADVSDADLSFAKLNEASLIGTNLVRSNLAGSELCGARLVEANLCQVNLTGADLAWANLTEADLSGANLQEANLANARLCNTIISNTINQQRELVVGIMPRSFN from the coding sequence ATGAATTATAAAGAAGATTTTTATAAGAATTATGCTATACAAAAAGAATTTATTGCGGGAGAAATCAATAGAAAATCCCCTATCGAGATGGACTTGAGTGGAGCTAACTTGAGTGGAATTAACCTCAGGGGGGTTAATTTGAGTGGGGTTAAGTTGATAGGAGCAGATTTGCGGGGAGCAAATCTTAGTGAAGCTATCCTAAAGGGTGCCAACCTAAGTGGCGCCAACCTGCAAGACGCTAATCTCCGCGAAGCTGACTGCCGCGAAGCAAACCTGTATGAAGCTAATTTAATTGATGCTGATTTGACGAAGGCAAACCTGTGTGGGGCTTTCTTGTGGAAGGTGAAATTGAAAGGAGCCAATCTATCAGCAACTTCTCTGTGTGAAGCAGATGTGAGTGATGCCGACCTCAGCTTTGCCAAACTAAATGAGGCATCTTTGATTGGAACTAACTTGGTTAGATCCAATCTAGCTGGATCAGAGCTATGTGGAGCCAGGCTAGTAGAAGCTAATTTGTGTCAAGTTAACCTAACTGGTGCAGACCTCGCCTGGGCAAACTTAACTGAGGCAGACTTGAGCGGAGCAAATCTTCAAGAAGCAAATCTGGCTAATGCAAGGCTTTGCAACACCATAATATCTAACACGATAAATCAGCAACGAGAGCTAGTAGTAGGAATAATGCCCAGGTCTTTCAATTAA
- a CDS encoding response regulator has translation MDGKVLVIEDATDTLTSLLDLIESQGFQAIGAKNGLIGLQLANEQMPDLIISDINMPEMNGYEVLEALRQNTKTARIPLILLSGEEGNAARRLGLELGAADYLTKPVINKQLMEAIAVQLKKQCISH, from the coding sequence ATGGATGGAAAAGTTCTGGTTATTGAAGATGCTACAGACACTTTAACCAGCCTTCTTGACCTCATTGAATCTCAGGGTTTCCAGGCAATCGGTGCTAAAAATGGCTTAATTGGTTTGCAGTTAGCCAACGAACAGATGCCAGATTTGATTATTTCTGACATCAATATGCCGGAAATGAATGGTTATGAGGTGTTAGAAGCATTGCGTCAAAACACCAAAACTGCAAGAATTCCTTTGATTTTGTTGAGTGGTGAAGAGGGTAATGCCGCGCGGCGGCTAGGTTTGGAATTAGGTGCTGCTGATTACTTGACTAAGCCAGTCATAAACAAACAATTGATGGAAGCGATCGCAGTGCAACTGAAAAAACAGTGTATATCACATTAA
- a CDS encoding response regulator transcription factor translates to MRILLVEDDVRLAEALAEALTDQLYVVDVVKDGEAGWSQAKAIAYDLILLDVTLPKLDGFSLCQRLRTHGYHLPILMLTARDTSSDKVNGLDAGADDYVVKPFDLQELLARIRALLRRGSSPSAPTLVWGGLHLNPSTYEVSYQNQPLQLTPKEFSLLELFLRNGRRVLSRSAIIDSLWSSENPPEEDTVKAHIKSLRQKLRTVAAPEDVIETVHGLGYRLKQLS, encoded by the coding sequence ATGCGGATTCTGCTAGTTGAAGATGATGTGCGTCTGGCGGAAGCGCTGGCTGAAGCCCTTACAGACCAGCTCTATGTGGTAGATGTAGTCAAGGATGGGGAGGCGGGTTGGAGCCAAGCCAAAGCGATCGCTTACGACCTGATTTTGCTGGATGTAACACTTCCCAAGCTCGATGGGTTCAGTCTTTGCCAACGTCTACGCACACACGGCTATCATCTACCAATCCTGATGCTGACAGCACGCGACACCAGTAGCGATAAAGTCAATGGTTTAGACGCTGGAGCCGATGACTATGTAGTAAAACCGTTTGATCTGCAAGAATTATTAGCCCGTATCCGAGCTTTACTGCGTCGGGGCAGTTCTCCCTCTGCACCGACTCTAGTCTGGGGAGGCTTGCACCTCAATCCCAGCACCTATGAAGTCTCCTACCAGAATCAGCCTTTGCAATTAACTCCCAAGGAATTCAGTCTTCTGGAACTGTTTCTCCGCAATGGTCGCCGGGTGCTAAGCCGTTCTGCGATTATAGATAGCCTTTGGTCTAGTGAAAATCCGCCGGAAGAGGATACCGTCAAAGCTCACATCAAAAGTCTGCGTCAGAAACTCCGAACTGTAGCAGCTCCCGAAGACGTGATTGAAACGGTTCACGGTTTAGGATACCGCTTAAAGCAGCTATCATAA